In Flavobacterium lacustre, a genomic segment contains:
- the phoU gene encoding phosphate signaling complex protein PhoU — MTHFEIELEKLKNIIIKIGKLAEIQVSESVNALLSEAVAEGKEVKKTEHKIDKLDVKIDEICQSIFALQQPVASDLRFIMSAMQISNEIERIGDLSISIIKKTKSIKDKHDLIAKFNIAELARQVELVTTKTNECFITRDESTIGEIFVLNKTIKNRCDEAIHDIITEMKTNSKAVVSGTNLVIVLKHLERISEHCTNVAEYVHFMIHAKIIKHEKFDDKKLDS, encoded by the coding sequence ATGACACACTTTGAAATAGAATTAGAAAAACTTAAAAATATAATTATAAAAATAGGGAAACTTGCTGAAATTCAGGTGAGTGAATCTGTAAATGCATTACTTTCAGAAGCTGTCGCTGAAGGAAAAGAAGTAAAGAAAACCGAGCATAAAATTGATAAATTAGATGTAAAAATTGATGAGATTTGTCAAAGTATTTTTGCGTTACAGCAACCTGTAGCTTCGGATTTGCGTTTTATCATGTCGGCTATGCAAATTAGCAATGAGATTGAGCGTATAGGAGATTTGTCTATTAGCATCATCAAAAAAACAAAAAGTATTAAAGATAAACACGACTTGATTGCTAAATTCAACATAGCAGAATTAGCGCGTCAAGTGGAGTTGGTGACTACTAAAACCAATGAATGTTTCATAACACGTGATGAAAGTACTATAGGAGAGATTTTTGTTTTGAATAAAACCATCAAAAATAGATGTGATGAAGCCATTCACGATATCATTACGGAGATGAAAACAAATTCGAAAGCAGTTGTTTCCGGGACTAATCTTGTAATTGTGTTGAAACATCTTGAGCGTATTTCTGAGCATTGTACTAATGTTGCTGAATATGTTCATTTTATGATTCATGCTAAAATAATCAAACACGAAAAATTTGACGATAAGAAATTAGACAGTTAA
- the pstB gene encoding phosphate ABC transporter ATP-binding protein PstB: MRDIKIEVKDLSLYYGEKKALKEISMQIPANKVTALIGPSGCGKSTFLRCINRMNDLIPDVTITGQMLVEGVDIYNKDVDVVNIRKKIGMVFQKSNPFPKSIYENIAYGPKINGIKNKTELDEIVEVSLRQAAIWDEVKDRLGDSALGLSGGQQQRLCIARTLAVSPDIILMDEPASALDPISTSKIEELVHELKEQYTIIIVTHNMQQAARTSDHTAFFYMGELIEMGKTNAIFTKPEKKQTEDYITGRFG, encoded by the coding sequence ATGAGAGATATAAAAATAGAAGTTAAAGATTTATCCTTATACTATGGCGAAAAAAAGGCTTTGAAAGAGATTTCGATGCAAATTCCAGCCAATAAAGTGACTGCTTTAATAGGCCCTTCCGGTTGTGGAAAATCTACTTTTTTGAGATGTATCAACAGAATGAATGATCTTATTCCTGACGTTACAATCACCGGACAAATGCTGGTTGAAGGCGTTGATATTTACAATAAAGACGTAGATGTTGTTAATATTAGAAAGAAAATTGGGATGGTTTTTCAAAAATCAAATCCTTTTCCGAAATCTATTTATGAGAATATTGCTTACGGTCCGAAAATTAACGGAATAAAAAATAAAACTGAATTAGACGAAATTGTTGAGGTTTCTTTGCGACAAGCGGCTATTTGGGATGAAGTAAAAGACAGATTGGGCGATTCTGCATTGGGTCTTTCAGGTGGTCAACAACAACGTTTGTGTATTGCGAGAACTTTGGCAGTAAGCCCGGATATTATTCTTATGGATGAACCTGCGAGTGCATTAGATCCAATATCGACTTCTAAAATCGAAGAATTAGTTCATGAGCTAAAAGAGCAATATACCATAATAATTGTTACGCATAACATGCAACAAGCAGCAAGAACAAGTGATCATACTGCTTTTTTTTATATGGGTGAATTGATTGAAATGGGAAAAACAAATGCTATTTTTACCAAACCAGAGAAAAAACAAACCGAGGATTACATCACCGGTAGATTTGGATAA
- the pstA gene encoding phosphate ABC transporter permease PstA, with product MDTVNNEINTAFFPSKKKGADLKGNIVIGITQVAVFLIIAVLFVILGIIIYQGRERFSWEFISTFPTNGMTEGGIFPALIGTFILVIVMSIAAVPFGTITAIYLTEYAKENSKFAAAVRFSVRTLAVVPSIIFGLFGLGFFIQFVGGGVDKVFNAGELHWGQPNILWASLTMALLTLPVIIVSVEEALKTIPRELREASLALGATKWQTIKQVVLPGSVSGIMTGTILAVSRGAGEVAPILFTGAAYYLATLPASMSDQFMNLGYHIYIMSTQSSDVEKTMPIQFATTLVLLILTLSLNLVAVVIRSRIRRRAK from the coding sequence ATGGATACAGTTAATAACGAAATAAACACTGCTTTTTTTCCAAGTAAAAAGAAGGGTGCGGATTTAAAAGGAAATATAGTTATAGGAATTACGCAAGTGGCGGTTTTCTTGATTATTGCCGTTCTTTTTGTAATTCTTGGTATTATTATTTATCAAGGGCGTGAGAGATTTTCATGGGAATTTATTTCTACTTTCCCAACAAATGGAATGACCGAAGGAGGAATTTTTCCCGCTTTGATTGGAACTTTTATATTGGTAATTGTTATGTCGATTGCGGCAGTTCCTTTCGGGACAATTACAGCTATCTATCTTACAGAATATGCAAAGGAGAATTCTAAATTCGCCGCAGCTGTCCGATTTTCGGTTCGTACATTAGCAGTTGTGCCTTCTATTATATTTGGACTTTTTGGTCTTGGATTTTTTATTCAATTTGTAGGAGGAGGAGTTGATAAGGTTTTTAATGCAGGCGAGTTGCATTGGGGGCAACCCAATATTCTTTGGGCGAGTCTTACAATGGCATTATTAACGCTTCCGGTTATTATTGTTTCTGTTGAGGAAGCGCTGAAAACAATTCCAAGAGAGTTACGCGAAGCCAGTTTAGCATTGGGAGCAACAAAATGGCAAACGATAAAACAAGTGGTTCTTCCGGGTTCTGTTTCCGGAATTATGACTGGGACAATTCTTGCGGTAAGCCGTGGAGCTGGAGAAGTTGCACCTATTTTATTTACGGGAGCGGCATATTATTTAGCCACTTTACCAGCGTCAATGAGTGATCAATTCATGAATTTGGGATATCATATTTACATTATGTCTACACAATCATCTGATGTAGAAAAAACAATGCCTATACAGTTTGCTACGACTCTGGTATTGTTAATCCTTACTTTATCCTTAAACTTGGTAGCGGTAGTTATTAGATCCAGAATTAGAAGAAGAGCTAAATAA
- the pstC gene encoding phosphate ABC transporter permease subunit PstC, with protein sequence MNPQFPKNPSFTKETLKKQFRLSEFLAEKIISSVAFLSIAIIFLIFIFVFKESLPLFSFGDKAKETTEIQAPETDKPESYGAPVEDLAPETYGAEAVSNEDLQPESYGAPTEDLTPETYGDATEDLSVGSAEETPIVASENKEGADRTWSTFVSTEWVPVSDNPRFGLIALLIGTLKVTIISMLIAGPIAILAAIYTSCFASKRVKEIIKPIIEMLAAFPSVVIGFFALMVLATFFQDIFGYGSRLNAFIGGVAMALAAIPIIYTISEDALSAVPKTFTEASLALGASKAQTAFLVILPAATPGIFAALLLGVGRVFGETMIALMATGNAALLSANPFESVRTFAATIGSEMAETVFGETHYSVLFFIGSLLFIFSFGLNAIAEFYVKGKLIKKFQGK encoded by the coding sequence ATGAATCCCCAATTTCCTAAGAATCCAAGTTTCACCAAAGAAACGCTGAAAAAGCAATTTCGCTTATCAGAATTTCTAGCCGAAAAAATTATTTCCAGTGTTGCTTTTTTATCCATTGCAATTATTTTCTTGATATTTATTTTTGTTTTCAAAGAATCTTTACCATTGTTCAGTTTTGGAGATAAAGCAAAAGAAACCACCGAAATTCAAGCTCCAGAAACCGATAAGCCTGAATCCTATGGCGCTCCAGTGGAAGATTTAGCACCGGAGACTTATGGTGCCGAAGCAGTTTCTAATGAAGATTTACAACCAGAATCTTACGGTGCTCCAACCGAAGATTTAACGCCGGAAACTTATGGAGATGCTACCGAAGATTTATCTGTAGGAAGTGCCGAAGAAACCCCAATAGTAGCTTCCGAAAACAAGGAAGGAGCTGATAGGACTTGGAGTACTTTTGTTTCTACAGAATGGGTTCCTGTTTCTGATAATCCTCGTTTTGGATTAATAGCATTACTGATAGGGACACTAAAAGTTACTATTATATCCATGTTGATTGCGGGACCAATTGCGATTCTTGCTGCAATTTATACTTCTTGTTTTGCCTCAAAAAGAGTCAAGGAAATTATAAAACCTATTATCGAAATGTTGGCGGCTTTCCCGTCAGTAGTAATTGGTTTTTTTGCCTTGATGGTTTTGGCTACCTTCTTTCAGGATATCTTTGGATATGGTTCAAGATTGAATGCGTTTATTGGCGGAGTTGCCATGGCATTGGCTGCAATACCTATTATTTATACCATTTCAGAAGATGCTCTTTCGGCAGTACCAAAAACATTCACCGAAGCCAGTTTAGCACTTGGCGCCAGTAAGGCACAAACTGCTTTTTTAGTAATATTACCGGCCGCAACCCCTGGGATTTTTGCTGCGCTACTTTTAGGAGTGGGAAGGGTTTTTGGAGAAACCATGATTGCTCTTATGGCAACAGGAAATGCTGCTTTACTATCGGCAAATCCTTTTGAGAGTGTGCGAACTTTTGCTGCCACCATTGGTTCTGAGATGGCCGAAACTGTTTTTGGAGAAACTCATTACAGTGTTTTATTCTTCATTGGGTCATTACTTTTTATTTTTTCTTTTGGTTTAAATGCTATCGCAGAATTCTATGTGAAAGGCAAATTAATCAAAAAATTTCAAGGCAAATAA
- a CDS encoding PstS family phosphate ABC transporter substrate-binding protein, with amino-acid sequence MKTTKFRLAVILLAIMAIGFSFTSLTKITVKGSDTMVILSQKWAEIYMKKNPGTVIQVTGGGSGVGIAALINGSTDIANSSRPIKPSEMEKLKARYSTLGVEIPCAKDGLSVYLNKGNGVNELTLKQIGEIFAGKITNWKEVGGVDASIKLYGRESSSGTFGFFKDNVVKTDFSPTCQTLPGTAAIVNAVKKDKYGIGYGGAAYAEGVKDCKVKKDDKSPGILPTAATIKNKTYPITRYLFMYLKSRPTGDTKAFIDWILSPEGQKVIVEVGYYPVK; translated from the coding sequence ATGAAAACAACAAAATTTAGATTAGCTGTTATTTTATTGGCTATTATGGCAATAGGATTTTCTTTTACTTCTTTAACAAAAATCACAGTAAAAGGTTCTGATACGATGGTTATTTTATCTCAAAAATGGGCTGAAATATATATGAAAAAAAATCCTGGTACAGTAATTCAGGTTACCGGAGGGGGATCAGGTGTAGGTATTGCTGCATTAATTAATGGGTCTACTGATATTGCTAACTCAAGTCGTCCGATTAAGCCTTCAGAAATGGAAAAATTAAAAGCAAGATACAGTACTTTAGGTGTTGAGATTCCATGTGCTAAAGATGGTTTATCCGTTTATTTGAATAAAGGAAATGGTGTTAATGAATTGACGTTGAAACAAATTGGGGAAATTTTCGCAGGAAAAATTACAAACTGGAAAGAAGTTGGTGGAGTTGATGCTAGTATTAAATTGTACGGACGTGAGAGTAGTTCGGGAACTTTTGGTTTCTTCAAAGATAATGTTGTAAAAACTGATTTTTCACCAACTTGTCAAACTCTACCTGGTACTGCAGCAATTGTTAATGCAGTAAAAAAAGATAAATACGGTATTGGTTACGGTGGTGCAGCATATGCAGAAGGAGTTAAAGATTGTAAAGTAAAAAAAGATGATAAAAGTCCTGGAATTTTACCAACAGCAGCTACAATAAAAAATAAAACATATCCTATCACTAGATATTTATTTATGTATTTAAAATCTAGACCAACCGGTGATACTAAAGCTTTTATCGACTGGATTTTAAGTCCTGAAGGTCAAAAAGTAATTGTAGAAGTAGGATATTATCCAGTAAAATAA
- a CDS encoding sensor histidine kinase gives MKINFKKTYKFAIKSALFISLFATGFVLLMVLLFFGSKGVDLFSFGFVCLVVIYLFSFLVLQYRVERFIYRRVKKIYDDVSLLESSSFINQPITTDMETLTREVKKFATDKKLEIEMLQVREEYRREFLGNVSHELKTPLFTVQGYLSTLVDGAMDDKSVRKKYLKRAEKGVERLIYIVEDLDMITKLESGDLHLEISDFDIVELVQNVFDLLEMKADKKKIRLAFENESIKPILVHGDKDKIQQVVENLIVNSIKYGKEGGETEVAIINLTNKKALVRVTDNGEGIEQQNIPRLFERFYRVDKSGSRSEGGSGLGLAIVKHIIEAHKEKIYVESEFGIGSEFSFTIEKTKIKKQELNITK, from the coding sequence ATGAAAATCAATTTTAAGAAAACCTATAAATTCGCGATAAAGTCGGCCTTATTCATTAGTCTTTTTGCTACTGGATTTGTATTGCTGATGGTGTTGTTATTTTTTGGATCTAAGGGTGTTGATTTGTTTTCGTTTGGATTTGTCTGTCTTGTTGTTATTTATTTGTTTTCTTTTTTGGTTTTACAATATCGGGTGGAGCGTTTTATTTACAGACGTGTCAAAAAAATATATGATGATGTTTCCTTATTAGAGTCCAGCTCGTTTATAAATCAGCCTATTACTACAGATATGGAAACCTTAACGCGAGAAGTTAAGAAGTTTGCTACCGATAAAAAGTTAGAAATCGAAATGCTTCAAGTTCGTGAAGAATACAGAAGAGAATTTCTTGGTAATGTTTCTCATGAATTAAAAACGCCATTATTTACAGTTCAAGGTTATTTATCTACTTTGGTTGATGGTGCTATGGACGATAAATCGGTTCGAAAAAAATATTTAAAACGTGCCGAAAAAGGAGTAGAGCGATTAATTTATATTGTCGAAGATTTGGATATGATTACCAAATTAGAATCTGGGGATTTACACTTAGAAATTTCTGATTTTGATATCGTGGAGTTGGTTCAGAATGTTTTCGATTTATTAGAAATGAAAGCAGATAAAAAGAAAATTAGACTCGCTTTTGAAAATGAAAGTATAAAACCAATTTTAGTTCATGGTGATAAAGATAAAATACAACAAGTGGTTGAGAATCTTATTGTCAATTCTATAAAATATGGTAAAGAAGGCGGAGAGACAGAGGTGGCAATCATTAATCTGACCAATAAAAAAGCCTTGGTTCGCGTAACAGATAATGGTGAAGGGATTGAACAACAAAATATACCAAGGTTGTTCGAACGTTTTTACAGAGTTGATAAAAGCGGTTCCCGTTCAGAAGGCGGTTCCGGTTTAGGATTAGCTATTGTCAAACATATTATTGAAGCGCATAAAGAAAAAATATATGTAGAAAGTGAATTTGGGATTGGTTCTGAATTCTCTTTTACCATTGAGAAAACGAAAATAAAAAAGCAAGAGTTAAATATTACGAAATAA
- a CDS encoding response regulator transcription factor, with the protein MKKKDIKILLVDDEPDILEIVGYNLTQEGYRIYTATNGKEAVAAAKKEIPDLIIMDVMMPEMDGMEACENIRKIPELNNVIITFLTARSEDYSQVAGFDAGADDYITKPIKPKLLVSKVKALLRRLKEQEKNSETLNVGGIEINREEYKIVKDNIEIALPRKEFELFYLLASKPGKVFKRDEILDKVWGNEVVVGGRTIDVHIRKLREKIGEDFFKTIKGVGYKFEVV; encoded by the coding sequence ATGAAGAAGAAAGACATTAAAATCCTGTTAGTAGATGATGAACCGGATATTTTAGAAATTGTAGGATACAATCTTACTCAAGAAGGTTATAGAATTTATACAGCAACAAACGGAAAAGAAGCAGTTGCTGCTGCCAAAAAAGAAATCCCGGACCTTATTATAATGGATGTCATGATGCCGGAAATGGACGGAATGGAAGCCTGCGAGAATATTAGAAAAATCCCTGAACTTAATAATGTCATCATCACATTCCTTACTGCAAGAAGTGAAGATTATTCTCAAGTTGCCGGTTTTGATGCCGGAGCTGATGATTACATCACCAAGCCTATAAAACCTAAATTATTAGTCAGTAAAGTAAAAGCATTGTTGCGCCGCTTAAAAGAACAGGAAAAAAACAGCGAAACACTTAATGTAGGCGGGATCGAAATTAATCGTGAAGAATATAAAATTGTAAAAGACAATATCGAAATCGCTTTGCCTCGAAAAGAATTTGAATTGTTTTATTTATTAGCTTCAAAACCAGGAAAAGTATTCAAACGAGATGAAATTCTGGATAAAGTTTGGGGAAATGAAGTCGTTGTTGGAGGAAGAACTATTGATGTTCATATCAGAAAACTGAGAGAAAAAATTGGCGAAGACTTTTTTAAAACAATAAAAGGAGTAGGATATAAATTTGAAGTGGTATAA
- a CDS encoding TonB-dependent receptor: protein MKLKFLIITLFICVLGFSQNKGTISGILTDKDSNNQALPFANVLIKGTKTGVNTDLDGKYSIAVTPGNYILQFSFVGYESLEVPVTVKADEKVTINRALGSGSYKLEDVVIKAAAPNRQKETALLLEQKNAVEIKQTIGAQELSRKGVSDVATAVTKTTGITKQEGSGNIFVRGLGDRYNSTTMNGLPIPSNDPEKKNINLDIFSTDILEYVSIDKVYNSKLYGDFAGGNVDIVSKDYKGNGYLKFEIGSKINTNAISKDAFSLQKGISNFGFNSSSIPSNPLTQYNYSSLQLETKSPIGSNFGISGGKSFNVGSEGKLNLFATASFGNDYASRNEGSAKGSVNGSGVVNKNFEDYSLVSYNTNFTGMLNLGYKINNRNKINFNSVFINTSSLSKEEYTGYIVDIANDGNGLIRRNKFEKNSLWINQLLGEHTFNERSKFNWGASYNTIQGDMPDRNQNIFRKEPTGYVLSSISAPDNHRYYQKLMENEVAANLSFDYKFSKTGEGEYKGKLTAGYNGRFKTRDFEATQFNFKANQGFNNTIVDPNSLDSFYNQQNLSNGYFEITTFRGNYQVPNALKPQTYNGEQYINGGFLNTEYKFNKLTTVVGLRGEYVFQKVKWNTQLDPTGGNDELDKLAFLPSLTMKYELTEKQNLRFGFSKTYTLPQFKERALFVYEDVTEVKVGNPNLYASDNYNFDLKWEMFPKSEELISLTAFGKYIQNPINEVTIASSTNDISFINTGDYGYVAGAEVEYRKLLFNFDDSNSKKLSAGINASYLYSNQDLNTEKVIKETDYNVVFTNTKSSFTGASDLLLNADISFFNEWNDKGSNLNTTLAYTYFSDRLYAIGTNDRGDLVDKAFGSLDFIAKSKLNKKIGIDFVLKNLLDPRIDRVQANSSGDVNVLSYKKGLSFSLNLNYQF, encoded by the coding sequence ATGAAATTAAAATTTCTAATTATTACATTATTCATTTGTGTCCTTGGATTTTCACAAAACAAAGGGACTATTTCAGGGATTTTGACTGATAAAGATTCAAATAATCAGGCATTGCCCTTTGCAAATGTTTTAATAAAAGGAACAAAAACAGGCGTAAATACGGATTTAGACGGTAAATATTCTATTGCTGTTACTCCAGGCAATTATATTCTACAATTTAGTTTTGTAGGTTACGAATCTTTAGAAGTACCCGTTACCGTAAAAGCAGACGAAAAAGTTACTATAAATAGAGCATTAGGTTCCGGCAGTTACAAACTGGAAGATGTTGTTATTAAAGCTGCCGCTCCAAACAGACAAAAAGAAACTGCATTATTGTTAGAACAAAAAAATGCAGTAGAAATTAAACAAACTATCGGCGCCCAAGAATTATCAAGAAAAGGGGTCAGCGATGTTGCTACCGCAGTAACAAAAACTACCGGAATAACGAAACAAGAAGGTTCAGGAAATATATTTGTAAGAGGTTTAGGAGATCGTTACAATTCAACAACTATGAACGGCTTGCCAATTCCTTCTAATGATCCTGAAAAGAAAAATATTAATCTTGATATTTTCTCAACCGATATTCTTGAATATGTCTCTATTGACAAAGTCTACAACAGCAAATTATATGGTGATTTTGCCGGAGGAAATGTTGATATTGTTTCTAAAGATTACAAAGGTAATGGATATCTTAAATTTGAAATTGGTTCAAAAATCAACACAAATGCAATTAGCAAAGATGCTTTTTCATTACAAAAAGGAATTAGTAATTTTGGTTTCAACAGCTCATCTATTCCGAGTAATCCACTAACACAATATAATTACAGCAGTTTACAGCTTGAAACTAAGAGCCCTATTGGAAGTAATTTTGGAATTTCGGGAGGAAAATCGTTTAATGTAGGCTCAGAAGGAAAACTAAATCTTTTTGCAACTGCATCATTCGGAAATGATTACGCATCAAGAAATGAAGGTTCTGCTAAAGGTAGTGTAAACGGAAGCGGTGTTGTGAACAAAAATTTTGAAGATTATTCATTAGTAAGTTATAACACCAATTTTACAGGAATGTTGAATTTAGGCTACAAAATAAATAATAGAAATAAAATTAACTTCAATAGTGTTTTTATAAACACTTCATCTCTTAGCAAAGAGGAATATACCGGATATATCGTAGATATTGCAAATGACGGAAATGGGTTAATTCGTAGAAATAAATTTGAAAAAAACAGTTTATGGATCAATCAATTATTGGGAGAACATACTTTTAATGAGCGTTCAAAATTTAACTGGGGAGCTTCTTATAATACCATCCAAGGAGACATGCCGGATAGAAATCAAAATATTTTCAGAAAAGAACCAACCGGATATGTTTTATCAAGTATTTCTGCACCAGACAATCACCGTTACTATCAAAAATTAATGGAAAATGAAGTCGCTGCAAACCTATCATTTGACTATAAATTCAGCAAAACAGGAGAAGGTGAATACAAAGGAAAATTAACCGCGGGGTACAACGGAAGATTTAAAACAAGAGATTTTGAAGCTACACAATTTAACTTCAAAGCAAATCAAGGATTTAACAATACAATTGTTGACCCAAACAGCTTAGATTCATTTTACAACCAACAAAATTTAAGCAATGGATACTTTGAAATCACTACTTTCAGAGGAAATTATCAAGTTCCAAATGCATTAAAACCACAGACTTATAATGGGGAACAATATATAAACGGTGGGTTTTTAAATACAGAATACAAATTCAATAAATTGACAACGGTTGTTGGTTTAAGAGGAGAATATGTATTTCAAAAAGTGAAATGGAATACACAACTTGATCCAACTGGTGGAAATGACGAATTAGATAAATTAGCCTTTTTACCAAGTTTGACAATGAAATACGAATTGACTGAAAAACAAAATTTGCGTTTTGGATTTAGCAAAACGTATACATTGCCACAATTCAAAGAGAGAGCTTTATTTGTATATGAAGATGTTACAGAAGTAAAAGTTGGTAATCCAAACTTATACGCATCGGATAATTACAACTTTGATTTAAAATGGGAAATGTTTCCAAAAAGCGAAGAATTAATATCACTTACAGCATTTGGAAAATACATTCAAAATCCAATAAATGAAGTAACTATTGCCTCTTCAACAAATGATATATCATTTATTAATACAGGAGATTATGGTTATGTTGCCGGTGCAGAAGTAGAGTACAGAAAATTACTTTTTAATTTTGATGATTCTAATTCTAAAAAGCTTTCTGCCGGAATAAATGCTTCTTACTTGTACAGCAATCAAGACTTAAATACTGAAAAAGTAATAAAAGAAACTGATTATAATGTTGTTTTCACCAATACAAAAAGTAGTTTTACCGGTGCATCCGATTTACTATTAAATGCTGACATTTCTTTTTTCAATGAATGGAATGATAAAGGAAGCAATTTAAACACCACATTGGCATACACTTATTTTTCAGACCGACTTTATGCAATCGGAACTAATGACAGAGGTGATTTAGTTGATAAAGCTTTTGGATCATTAGATTTTATTGCTAAATCCAAATTGAATAAAAAAATAGGAATTGACTTTGTATTGAAAAATTTACTTGACCCACGAATAGACAGAGTTCAAGCAAACAGTAGTGGAGACGTTAACGTTTTGTCATACAAAAAGGGGTTAAGCTTCAGCCTGAATCTCAATTATCAATTTTAA
- a CDS encoding T9SS type A sorting domain-containing protein, which yields MTKNYFYTSILLVFLFSLSLSAQEAKQQPRPQENTSIEGLNLYPNPVSNGKVYITSKNDSDKEVQIFDVLGKKVFQTMLSSKELNVSNLSPGVYIIKIKENEASSTRKLIIR from the coding sequence ATGACAAAAAATTACTTTTATACTTCAATCTTATTGGTTTTTTTGTTTTCTCTTAGTCTTTCGGCTCAAGAAGCTAAGCAACAACCAAGACCACAAGAAAACACTTCGATAGAAGGGCTTAACTTGTATCCGAACCCTGTGAGTAATGGCAAAGTCTACATTACTTCAAAAAATGATTCCGATAAAGAAGTACAAATATTTGATGTTTTAGGCAAAAAAGTATTTCAAACCATGCTGAGTTCAAAAGAACTGAATGTTTCCAATCTTTCGCCGGGAGTTTACATCATCAAGATCAAAGAAAACGAAGCTTCAAGCACCAGAAAACTCATCATAAGATAA
- a CDS encoding acyl transferase: MITTTDIFTITNQKQFEKIALKVFRFQHENNAVYREFCDFLKTEVQKVKSIHQIPFLPIQFFKSHSVVSNSNAIQATFTSSGTTGMSTSKHLVTDVSVYEESYRKGFSQFYGNIEDYVVLALLPSYLERDGSSLIYMVEDLIQLSNHPESGFYLHNHEELIKKLIELDQSGQNVILIGVTYALLDLIEKQQFQLQNTIIMETGGMKGRRKEMIREELHEQLCAGFGVSSIHSEYGMTELLSQAYSLGEGVFECPSWIQILVRDTEDALSYVKEGKTGGINVIDLANINSCSFIATQDLGKKNPNTTFEVLGRFDNSDIRGCNLMVL, translated from the coding sequence TTGATTACAACAACCGATATTTTTACCATTACGAACCAAAAGCAATTTGAAAAAATAGCTTTAAAAGTGTTTCGTTTCCAACATGAAAATAACGCCGTGTATCGGGAATTTTGTGATTTTTTAAAAACCGAAGTCCAAAAGGTAAAATCAATTCATCAAATTCCGTTTTTGCCCATACAATTTTTCAAAAGCCATTCCGTAGTTTCGAATTCAAATGCAATTCAAGCCACCTTTACAAGCAGCGGAACAACAGGAATGAGCACCAGCAAACATTTAGTAACCGATGTTTCTGTTTATGAAGAAAGTTACCGCAAGGGATTTTCCCAGTTTTATGGAAACATAGAAGATTATGTCGTTCTGGCTTTGCTGCCTTCCTATCTCGAAAGAGACGGTTCTTCTTTGATTTATATGGTCGAAGATTTGATTCAATTATCCAACCATCCCGAAAGTGGGTTTTACCTTCACAATCACGAAGAACTGATTAAAAAACTAATCGAATTAGACCAATCTGGGCAAAATGTAATTCTAATTGGCGTTACTTATGCCTTATTAGATTTGATCGAAAAGCAACAATTTCAGTTACAAAACACCATTATTATGGAAACTGGAGGAATGAAAGGTAGACGTAAAGAAATGATTCGAGAAGAATTACACGAACAACTCTGCGCTGGTTTTGGGGTTTCGTCCATTCATTCAGAATACGGAATGACCGAGTTACTTTCCCAAGCCTATTCCCTTGGCGAAGGCGTCTTTGAATGCCCTTCCTGGATACAAATACTCGTTCGAGATACCGAAGATGCTTTAAGCTATGTAAAAGAGGGTAAAACAGGCGGAATCAACGTAATTGATTTGGCTAATATTAATTCTTGTTCATTTATCGCCACACAGGATTTAGGCAAAAAAAATCCCAATACTACTTTTGAAGTACTGGGACGTTTTGATAATTCGGATATTCGAGGTTGTAATTTAATGGTTCTGTAA